Genomic window (Marmota flaviventris isolate mMarFla1 chromosome X, mMarFla1.hap1, whole genome shotgun sequence):
acacaatggagtattactcagccataaacaagtatgactttatggcatttgccagtaaatggagaactggagactatcatgctaagtgaaataagccagactcagaaagtgttttctctgatttgcaaAAGCTAATACAAAACAAGGAGGTGagggattaaaaagaaagaaagaaatcggAATTAAAAAATGGAGAGGGCATTTCAACAAAGTAGGGAAAAGATCAGTAGACAGattgaagaggaagaagagggatgggaaaagagaagagTAGAAGAAGTATGATTGAACTTTCATATGTGCATGCATGGATGTGGCACTGTTGGTCCTGATATTGTGTGTATCCACAGgacaccaattttaaaaaatgtaaactctAAATGTATTGAAGAGAGATCAGTGAAGTGGAGGGTGGGGATTGAAGGGGTGATGAGATAGAAGTTCTGAGGACTGAATCAGAGTAGGTTgggttccatgcttttgtgattggGTCAGGTGTAACCTGGTGATGTAtatactaaaaagaataaataaaaaataataattaaatataaaaatactagtaaattgaattaaataatatataaatattatacaacATAGCAACATGAAATTTATGCAAGGAATGCAATATTGTTTTCATATCTAAAAATAACTTAAGAGTCAGGTGCTCTGGCACAAACTTTTAATCCTAGCAGCTAGTatgaggatttcaagttcaaagccagcctcagcaatggtgaggtactaagcaactcagtgataccctgtctctaaataaaatacaaaatagggttggggatgtggctcagtagttgagtgtccctgacttcaatccctggtaccaaaaaaaaagtagaaataacttAAGATAATAAAGCACATCATATATCAAAGGACAAAAAACACAAGATCATTTCAACTGGCCCAgtataaacatttgttaaaattcagatATTTGAGGGACAGAAACACACAATAATTTAGGAATAGATGGACATTTCCTCAACCTTAAAAACAACACCTGCATGCAAGCCCAACAGCTGGCATGATGCATGATGGTGAAAGAGTGGATGCTCCTTGACAATCAGAAATGAAATGTGGATATCtgttattttcacatttatttaaacaTCATATTTAGATGTTCTACAGGGCTATGAGGGAAGAACATGAAATAATAGATATTCAGAtgggaaaggaagaataaaactaCCTCTATTCATACATGACatgacatatttctttttcttagtattttgtggtatatttaccaaataaaaatacacatacacacacatgttgctatgtatatacgtgtgtgtatgtgtattcaaGCTGCACATGTTGCtttgatatatgtgtacattgtaAAGTAGTTACCACAGTCAAGCTGTTAACATACTTATTCATTTCTACAGTTTTGTGGTGATAACACTTAAGATCTACTCTCTTACCACTGTTCAAACTTACAacgcattattattaactatattagCAATGTTACTTATAAGTTCTACATTCTGACcaacatttcttcatttctcccaTCCCAACTCCATCACCCTTCACTACTGATTCTATGAGtacaacatttttagattccacatataagtgagattatgcagtatttgtcttttgttgTATTGCCTTATTTAACTTAGGATAATGCTCTCCAATTTCATCAATACTGTTACAAATGGCAGATTTCtgttttaaagctgaataatattccatttcgTATATTAACTACATTTTCAGtatctattcatcagttgatggacttAGGTTGATGCATaccttggctactgtgaatagtgccacaatgaacacagcaatgaaaataacTCTTTGAGGTAGGAATTCCTGAATCGTATGGTAGAtcgatttttaaattttttgatggaTTTCCATATTGTTTCCCATAATGGCCATACCAATTTTCATTCTCATGAACAATGTGTAAACATTCTCTTTTGTCCTCAtcctaatatttttgtttttttataatatcaattataataatttaataccATTGAGGTGATaccttattgtggttttgatttgtatttccctaatgttGATGATTGATGATGCTAgtaattttttcatgtatttgttgcccacgtcatttgtatgtcttccttGAGAAAATGTCTTTGTAGATCTTTCACCCATTTTAAATgaggttatttgtttgttttttgttctttgtggtACTTAGTCATAAAATGTCCTTATATATACAGAATATTAACCTCTTATTAGATATatggtttgccaatattttctctgatatcctgggttgctttttcatatttttttctttgctgtgaagaaatgttttcatttgatgTAGTCCcacttttcttttgttgcctgtacttttggtgtcatatccaatAAGTCATTGCCAAGACAAATGGCATCAAGCTTTTCTCACTTTTTTATTGGAGTTTTATGGACTCTAgtcttaaatgtaaatttttgtctcatttttagtCAATTTCTGTGGGGGGTATAACaaattcttttaatgtttatttgctttttggcatttggatatccagtttttccaaaatatttgtcaaagagactcttttttgcattatataattttttgtacatttttttaagatTAGTTGACTATATTTGCCTGTATATATTTCTGGAGTTTCTATtgtattccattggtctattttttttaaaacaatctgtACCTTAATGCTTTGATTACTTTGGCTGGTAATGAAAGATCTTTTATATACAAAATACTAAAGATATCTTCTAAAATATATTAGAACTAATAAGTtcaaaaatgtttcagaaaacaAGATCAATATATAAAACTATTATATTTCTGTATAGTAGTAATAAGCAAGCcaaagatgaaaatttaaaatcagtgCTATTTATAACAGCATCATAATGAATAAAATGCTTATGAAATCTAATGTACTGAAATTAAATCAGCACTctgaaaactgcaaaatattATTGAAAGAAGACTTACATAAAACAAAAGATCTGACACATGAATTGGAAATCTAAATATTaagatataaatatgtatttcacACAATCCCTATCAGAATTCCAGCTGGCATTTTTGTAGATTGACAAGCTGATTTTTATCACTCATTACTTGCAGACCATTTTCCCAGTAATTATGAGAGAGATTTTATCTTGATTGGAtcagtttgaggccaatctctcTTTGGGATGAACATGAACCATATACATTGTGCCAATAGTTATCTATCTTGTGGGTTTGTTTCCTGAAATCCTTAATGAGCTAAACAACTAAAACAACagacatattttaagaaataattcctATACAGAAAAACAGCAATCCATATCCTACAAGTCCTAAAGTCAAAGGCTTCTTGGTATTTCAATCTTTGCCAAATTGTAAAACTGCCTTGAGTTAAAAGGAGGGTCTGCAGAATAGTATTAAACCACAGAAATTAGTTCAATACATCTAGGGTAGAGGCAAGGCtttattttattagctttatGGACTTTGCAAAACTGTTTTAATTCTAGATTCTTACAGAGACTCCCCATTCTTCTTTTAAATCACCATCTCTGACACTTGTCTTGATTTTTAGTTAACTCAGTCTTTATTAAGCAGACTGAGTTAActaaaaattaagcaaaagaatATTAAGTGCTTTTCTTAGGAGGGAGTTTCAACTACAAAATTGTTCACAATATATTTGGGGTTAATGGGGGAAATCATAAAAACTACTCTAGTATGCAAAGTGGGGAAACTCCTAAAATAAAGTCCAGTTCTATTCAATGTTGCTAAATTGCAGAAGAAAATTGAATAGCCATAGGTGTTTTTAGGCATGTGAAGAATATGTACAAATgggatataaaatataatcactATATCCTATAATTGTTATGAAACACTTAGGGATAAGAAATAATATGaagtttttcttatatatattttaaagtgacagatctcgattttaaaagtaaaatttaaattgaaataataaaagaaaaaatgtacaggtcatttaaaatttacaaaacttAAAATACTTTGACCAATTTAAGATGAATCATAATATATATAGTCTGCTAGTGGAGGATTTAAACTTTAAAGGAGAAACATTTGATATCAgcccaagaaaaatatttgacatgTCTGTATCTATCACTGTGCAATTCCACTAGATcggaaaggaaaaacaatattcTTAGATAGTAAGATACAAAAAGGTCCAtcgtagatttaaaaaaattaaaaccatttcaAACTTATCCCAAGATGGTTTGGCTAAAAAATTGCAGCTCATTCCTGTAGTGGAATATTATACAAGAGAATTGTAGGAGAATATGTAATAATATACAAAGACAGTCCACAAAGAACAATTGTGGTGTAACTATCCTCCAATGAAACATTACATACTATATGATAaaggtatgtatatatttattaaaattagagGAATTAGGAATGGTTTGAGGattttgattttcttgttttacattaacaactttaaaaaatgttttctattataatcatgatcaatttatataaaaataaatgtttaaaataaataaagccacaaAATCCCATTTCCCTAATGAAATATTGGCAGAAATGCAGAAATGATTGTAACAGCAACTGCAGAAAATTATCCAAGTACCAAAGTACTCTCACAATTCTGCATCACTTTAGAAAATTTAACATGTACTATATTTATCAAGGGCCATTCAATGACACACCATTCCTCATGAAAAAGAACCAAGGAGCTCACATTCTTTGACACTACAAATTTCCCTTTAAAACTGATTGTCCAGGGAAAAAAACCTTGAATGTCAGCAAGGTTTTTCGACTATGGGTTTCTTCGTAGCACTGGTATGAATTAAAAAGATGATCTAGAAACAACCTAGATGTTcagcaatgagaaaaaaagagttaaaacacacacacaaacacatacaagaTACACAgatatatctatagatatatacatatcaGTAGCCATGAATTGTATTGAATATTAGCAGccagagaaattattttaaaagtacttttaatGACATGAAATGAAGATTGAGAATGTGAATataaatgtacacacacatttatgtgtGAAAAGCAGATATAAAACAGtatatacattataatatatatgacTTATGCATAAGAAAAATACTGGAGCTACAGCCAAAAATGTATCAggcagtttttgtttttggaaaacaCTGGGTGGGTACACGATGAGCATGTTTAGGAACGCATGGGTAGTCAATAGGTTTGATTACCGACAACACTAATTTTCTTCTGTTGATTTGTCTgcgttgtgattttttttttcctgcagtgaaGACGAATTTTTTCGGACAACAGGGAAGGGGACAGAAAATGGACACAGGGGGCAAGGGTGATTAACAGTATTCTATTCCAGCAAAACAACCAAAGACAGCGAAATAGCTTTTGCAGCCCATCTGAGCTGAACAAGGTACACGCACACAAGCGTGTGCATGCGcgcgaacacacacacacgcgcgcgcgcgcgcgcgcacacgcacccccccccacacaccccaatTACAGCAACTAGAAGACTATGCAGGGAAAATGGGCATACTCTTTTTACTAGCTGCGCTGGCTGGCACAAGTGCAAATCGGCACGATGCTTATGAAGGGGGCCTTTTGGTAACACGCAGGAAAAGTCTCTGAAACGTCTATATGTGGATCCTGCAAGTCCACAGTTAGGGAGACCATCCAGGATGCTAGCAAAGATCTGGCTTGACAAGGAAGGATTCACTCATCAGAGCACGCAGTGTTGGTTTTAAAAACAGGGAAAGAACTAGGCACCACCTGAATGTCCAACAATGCGGGAATGATTACAGAAATGTTAAGGTCCATGGATACACAGGAGCACTCTGCAGGCACTGATGATGACGTTTCATAAGCCTGTTGAATAGCATGGAAAGAAGTTCAATGGgttgatttttgtttggttttagttgCTGAAAAAGCAGGTTAAGAAACACCACATAGATGAACCATTCTACAACAGTATGTAAAGAGGGGAGGTGGggtgagggaaagagggagggagataaGAGAGCCTGGAAAAACAGCACACCAAAAAGGTAAAAGTGGTTCTCTCTGGGAAGTGGGATCATAGGGAGCAACTACTCTCTTGCTTTTCTCTCATAtgatttccttctcctttctgatAGTTGTACCATGAAATTCTATCACCTGTGCAGTAaacaaagagagacagaaaatgcgttcataaaacaaaccacagggagaagaGGCAGCCTTTAACGTATCAAATGGCACAGATTAGTAGGGTTGCTCAGGACGCCCTAGGTaggatggggggggggcaggggaggatAGAAGGAGAGGAGGCAGAAGCTAGGAAGTGGGGAaaggggggagagaggaaagactCTGGGAGGGGGccgggagagggagagggagagggagagggaggtgggggggaagagagagagacctgCACTCTCAATAcaatacactgctggtgggttgggggggggggttgtaaaCCGGGTGGGAGCCAAGATTTGGCTTTGCTCATCGCAAGGTGGCCTCCTCATCGGTGTCATCCTGGAAATCCTTGACGTCACCACTGGTGGACTGCCTTGCCCAGGCTCCCCTTTCAGCCTCTCTCTCTTTATGCGACTTGAATCTCCCGACGAAAATTTTGCGGTAGTTTAGGAACATGCCATTCATCGCATCTATGGCCCGCTCCGCCGACTCCTGCTTCTGGAAGTGCACGAACCCATAGCCCTTGGGCCCCTTTTCATCACAGGCCACTTTGCAGGAGAGGATGTTGCCAAACGCCGAGAAGATGTTGTACAGCGCCTTGTTGTCGATGGTCTTGCCCAGGTTCTTGATGAAGACGTTGCCCACCCCGCTCTTGCGGAGCGAGGGGTCCCTCTGGGACCACATGATGCGCACTGGCCTGCCCTTTATGACATCAAAGTTCAGGGTCTCTAGGGCTCGCTTGGCATCCACCGGTTGCTGGTAGTTGACATATGCGTAGCCCAAAGAGCGGCGGGTGATCTTATCCCTGCAAATGCGGATGGACAGGATCGGCCCCGCTGGGCTGAACTTCTCATACAGCATTGCCTCGGTCACCTCGGGGTGCAGGTCGCCCACGTACAGAGAGGCCATGGGAAAATCGGGGTTCCCTTCCGAGCCCCCGCCCAATTCCGCACCTGCATCCTCGGCGGCCAACGCCGCCGCTAGCTCCTCATCCACATCCAGCTCCCCCATGCGGGGCGCCGCAGCCTCCACTGCTGCGGAGGCGGCAGCGGCAGTGCTGGCCTCCGCAGCAGCCACCAAAGCTGACGCCCGGGCGGCCTCCACCTCCTGCCCCAGGttggcctctgcctctgcctcctttcCGGAGGCCTCGGCCTCCACCTCTGCTTCCGCCTCCGCTACAGAGGCCTCCGCCACCGCCTCGGCCACGGTCGCCGCCGCAGCCTCTGCCGCTGCGGCCGCCGCCGCAgccaccgccgccgccaccgcTGCTGCCACTGTCGCCGCTGTCGCCAGGATCACCACTGACACTGGGCCGCTGCCGCGACCTCCCTTCCAGAGAACTGAGtgggtggagaggagggggagggcaggaggcccGGTGGGTGCCGGAACCCGGGACAGGGGTTGCGATCGGGAGCTGAGGAAGGGGGCCCCAGAGCTAGCCGATCTGGCGAGTCCAAATCACCTGGGATGGCGAGCGCCGCCAGGAGCGCGCCGATGCGAGTCGCCGCAGCCTGCAGCCTGCTGCTGTTGCCGCCGCCGCTCGGTCGTGGGCTAACGTGCGGGGCGCGGGCGGGAGGGCGGCGtgtggtggggggcggggggtgttGGCGTCTGCGGTCCGGGCAGCTGGGAAGGCTTCTGTCTCTTTGGTTCCCCCTGTGGCAGCTGCGGGGCTTTGGGGCCGCGGGtggtgggagggggtgggagccagagcaggagcaggagcacagCCTGAGGCTAGAGGCGGGGTGGCTATGGAGGTGGGATGGGGGTGTTCAGTGTTCAGCCTCTTGGGGTCTCTGCATATTCATGAAGAGGATGCCAGGGAAAGGGCTCCACTGTGGACCAAAGGAATTCGGGTCCCATGGTGGgggcgcggggtggggggcggggctgTTTTTGTGCCCTTCTCCTTGTAATGGAACATTTCAATGTTTAAATCAAGTACCTTGcaagagtgggtgggggtggcCTTGAAGATAAACAAAGCCAAGGAAACGAGTTTTCAGGGGTCCCTCCCCCACCACAAAGCACAGAGGGCCCCAAAGTCACCACCACCAATGAAAACATTCCCTTTCCGAGGCTCCCAAGCTACCCATGCAGCCGACTAGTCTGTTTTCTGAACCCTCCTTCATTTTTCCAGTTCTTTCCCTCCTCTGccacaaatatttatggatgGCCCCTGCCAGTCCTTAGGGATGCAGAGGTCTGGGAAACAGGGGGACATAGCCTGGTTTTTAGCTTTTTCTTGGAGCAAACAATCTGGACTGGAAACCCTATCCCAGCAGAATTATGGACTTAGGTTTCTGAACACCCCAGCTCGGGCCCACCTGCCTGGAAGTGGGAGGATCAAGAGCACCCTGTTTCTAGGGCCATCCTCAATCCTCACATGAGAAAGGTCAAATCAAGGGCAGGGAGCAGGCCCTGGTCCAGAGCCAGGCACTTGTTTAGTCTTGGCTGTGCTCTCAAGGTGCTGAGGTTTCCAACCTGGACCAAGAAAGGCACATCcacattcaaagaaaaatttaaacaaatcctGAAATCTCTCTCTAGAATGAGGTTCCTAGTCCTAGTCTACCAGCTATACCTACAGCACTGGTGGCTAGGAGACAGGCAATGATGTGATAACTGAGCAATGGGCATTGATGTGTTGAGGTATGGGGCAGGAAGAAAAGAAGTGATTCCTATGTGTATATGCATGAGTGTGtgggggtgagtgtgtgtgtgtgtgtgtgtgagagagagagagagcggggcagggggctggggacagagagagaTAGGAGCAATGAGGCTACGCAGGGCTTAATGTTGAGGGAACAGATCAGCTAGCAGCCCTCAGAGTAGATTGTAATGGAAACTAGATTCCCAAATTGTACAGAAAGGAGAAACAGCCACTAATTCTTCCTAGTAGGAATCAAGGGAGGCTGCCTCAAAGATGAAACACCCTGAGGTAGGCCCTAAAAGATGAGTAGCAGTCCATCAGGTCTAGACAGGAGGGGAGGCACTGGAAGCAGAGGGATCACTTGTGTGTTCAAGGCCCTGTGGCAAGATAGCGCTCACATGGTATCTTCTGATCATGCCTGATAATCTGATGTGGATAGAGCTCATGGTCTCCAAAGGTGCAGAGTagggttgggcatggtggcacatgcctgttatcccagcagcttgggaggtagaggcaggagcaTCCcaggttcaaagtcagtctcagcagcCCAgagaggttctaagcaactcagtgagaccctgtctataaataaaacacaaaaaagggctgggtatgtagctcagtggttgagtgcccctggattcactctacagtaccccacccccccaaaaaaaaaaggtgcagaGTAGGAGATAGGGCCTGAAGGCAGAGAGGTGAGCTAAGGTGCCTGAAACCTGCACTCCAGATCACAGGCTCCACTCTTGTGCATGTTCAAGCAGGGAAGATTTACAATCAGAACTTCAGAGAGAGAACAAATTGATCATCCACATTCATATAAGTACCCATGTGTGAGCACACACCTGTGCTTGTTTATGGCGTACACACAGATCAATCCAAGATGggggtggcaaaaaaaaaaaaaagtagacagtCACATGGGACCAGTTGCAAAGGAGTCAGAACAAACCTGTCTCATCCCTCTTTCATTCGAGATATGGGGGTCTCACACTTACCATGAGCCAGTGGGTACAGATATTTAGATAACAACCAAGGGACCAAACATAGTGCCTTCATCCAGGACATCTTCACAACACTGGAGCTCATGCTGCCCCTATGGATAACAAAAATGCCAGCAGCAGCATATATGTGCCAGGTGATTGGACTGTAGTGGCCATGGAGTATCATGGGCTCAGCACATACCTCCCTACCCCCTGTCCATCCACTGTGATTGGGTAAATGAACCTGGCTTTctctggtggtggtggtagcTGGACCTGAGCAGTCACGCATGGAAGAACAACCACTGTGAACCCTGAACCTGAGAAAGCCACCAAGTTACCatggcgggggggtgggggtggcgagACAGTGAGAACTTATCCTCGCTGCCTGGCAAGCATCCCAGGTTGGCTGAGCAGCAGACACACGCACACAGACTTACACCTTGCTGGCTTGCAGAGCCCAGCTCTCTGGCCCTAGGCAGGGCGAGAGACAGCAAAGGCAAGGGGCAGAGAACTAGGAGTATCCTGCAGTACAGTCCATAGCTGACCACAGTGACCACTGCCACAAAACTGCTAGGAGCCATCTCCTGGGGGTCCAGGTTGCTTGTAGGCAGAGGTTGATGAGCTGTGCCTCACCATTTTAGGTGGTTGTCCAAGAGGAACTCGAGGATGCAGAGGCTCAGGGGGAAGCCATGATTGCTGCTGAGTGGGGATGAGGTGATGAGATTATttgatgtgactgtgtgtgtggCTGGAGCCCTGTGCCagaggagatggagggagggaa
Coding sequences:
- the LOC139703156 gene encoding polyadenylate-binding protein 1-like 2; its protein translation is MASLYVGDLHPEVTEAMLYEKFSPAGPILSIRICRDKITRRSLGYAYVNYQQPVDAKRALETLNFDVIKGRPVRIMWSQRDPSLRKSGVGNVFIKNLGKTIDNKALYNIFSAFGNILSCKVACDEKGPKGYGFVHFQKQESAERAIDAMNGMFLNYRKIFVGRFKSHKEREAERGAWARQSTSGDVKDFQDDTDEEATLR